Proteins co-encoded in one Arachis hypogaea cultivar Tifrunner chromosome 13, arahy.Tifrunner.gnm2.J5K5, whole genome shotgun sequence genomic window:
- the LOC112792095 gene encoding probable calcium-binding protein CML26 isoform X3 → MATPVTADTNPSSKSNSNLIYLQDMDELKRVFNRFDSNGDGKISVNELNNVLSTLGSSVPPDELQRVMNDLDTDHDGFISLSEFAVFCRSDTTDGGATELRDAFNLYDQDKNGLISSAELHLVLNRLGLKCSVEECHNMIKSVDSDGDGNVNFEEFKQMMSNNRINDRSSLILISFRTKTMTL, encoded by the coding sequence ATGGCGACACCCGTCACTGCCGACACAAACCCTAGCTCCAAATCCAACTCTAACCTTATCTACCTCCAGGACATGGACGAGCTTAAAAGAGTCTTTAATCGCTTTGACTCTAACGGCGATGGCAAGATCTCAGTTAATGAGCTCAACAACGTCCTTAGCACCTTAGGCTCTAGTGTTCCACCGGATGAACTACAGCGCGTCATGAACGATCTCGATACCGATCATGATGGTTTCATAAGCCTTTCCGAATTTGCTGTCTTTTGCCGCTCTGATACCACCGACGGAGGTGCCACTGAGCTCCGGGACGCCTTCAACCTATATGACCAGGACAAGAACGGCCTCATATCTTCCGCCGAGTTGCATCTTGTCTTGAACCGCCTGGGTTTGAAGTGCTCTGTGGAGGAATGTCACAACATGATAAAGTCTGTGGATTCTGACGGAGATGGCAACGTGAACTTTGAGGAGTTCAAGCAGATGATGAGCAACAACCGCATAAATG
- the LOC112792095 gene encoding probable calcium-binding protein CML26 isoform X4 gives MATPVTADTNPSSKSNSNLIYLQDMDELKRVFNRFDSNGDGKISVNELNNVLSTLGSSVPPDELQRVMNDLDTDHDGFISLSEFAVFCRSDTTDGGATELRDAFNLYDQDKNGLISSAELHLVLNRLGLKCSVEECHNMIKSVDSDGDGNVNFEEFKQMMSNNRINGLEQSQAHITEEH, from the coding sequence ATGGCGACACCCGTCACTGCCGACACAAACCCTAGCTCCAAATCCAACTCTAACCTTATCTACCTCCAGGACATGGACGAGCTTAAAAGAGTCTTTAATCGCTTTGACTCTAACGGCGATGGCAAGATCTCAGTTAATGAGCTCAACAACGTCCTTAGCACCTTAGGCTCTAGTGTTCCACCGGATGAACTACAGCGCGTCATGAACGATCTCGATACCGATCATGATGGTTTCATAAGCCTTTCCGAATTTGCTGTCTTTTGCCGCTCTGATACCACCGACGGAGGTGCCACTGAGCTCCGGGACGCCTTCAACCTATATGACCAGGACAAGAACGGCCTCATATCTTCCGCCGAGTTGCATCTTGTCTTGAACCGCCTGGGTTTGAAGTGCTCTGTGGAGGAATGTCACAACATGATAAAGTCTGTGGATTCTGACGGAGATGGCAACGTGAACTTTGAGGAGTTCAAGCAGATGATGAGCAACAACCGCATAAATG
- the LOC112792095 gene encoding probable calcium-binding protein CML26 isoform X5, with the protein MATPVTADTNPSSKSNSNLIYLQDMDELKRVFNRFDSNGDGKISVNELNNVLSTLGSSVPPDELQRVMNDLDTDHDGFISLSEFAVFCRSDTTDGGATELRDAFNLYDQDKNGLISSAELHLVLNRLGLKCSVEECHNMIKSVDSDGDGNVNFEEFKQMMSNNRINGD; encoded by the coding sequence ATGGCGACACCCGTCACTGCCGACACAAACCCTAGCTCCAAATCCAACTCTAACCTTATCTACCTCCAGGACATGGACGAGCTTAAAAGAGTCTTTAATCGCTTTGACTCTAACGGCGATGGCAAGATCTCAGTTAATGAGCTCAACAACGTCCTTAGCACCTTAGGCTCTAGTGTTCCACCGGATGAACTACAGCGCGTCATGAACGATCTCGATACCGATCATGATGGTTTCATAAGCCTTTCCGAATTTGCTGTCTTTTGCCGCTCTGATACCACCGACGGAGGTGCCACTGAGCTCCGGGACGCCTTCAACCTATATGACCAGGACAAGAACGGCCTCATATCTTCCGCCGAGTTGCATCTTGTCTTGAACCGCCTGGGTTTGAAGTGCTCTGTGGAGGAATGTCACAACATGATAAAGTCTGTGGATTCTGACGGAGATGGCAACGTGAACTTTGAGGAGTTCAAGCAGATGATGAGCAACAACCGCATAAATG
- the LOC112792095 gene encoding probable calcium-binding protein CML26 isoform X6, whose product MATPVTADTNPSSKSNSNLIYLQDMDELKRVFNRFDSNGDGKISVNELNNVLSTLGSSVPPDELQRVMNDLDTDHDGFISLSEFAVFCRSDTTDGGATELRDAFNLYDQDKNGLISSAELHLVLNRLGLKCSVEECHNMIKSVDSDGDGNVNFEEFKQMMSNNRINGT is encoded by the coding sequence ATGGCGACACCCGTCACTGCCGACACAAACCCTAGCTCCAAATCCAACTCTAACCTTATCTACCTCCAGGACATGGACGAGCTTAAAAGAGTCTTTAATCGCTTTGACTCTAACGGCGATGGCAAGATCTCAGTTAATGAGCTCAACAACGTCCTTAGCACCTTAGGCTCTAGTGTTCCACCGGATGAACTACAGCGCGTCATGAACGATCTCGATACCGATCATGATGGTTTCATAAGCCTTTCCGAATTTGCTGTCTTTTGCCGCTCTGATACCACCGACGGAGGTGCCACTGAGCTCCGGGACGCCTTCAACCTATATGACCAGGACAAGAACGGCCTCATATCTTCCGCCGAGTTGCATCTTGTCTTGAACCGCCTGGGTTTGAAGTGCTCTGTGGAGGAATGTCACAACATGATAAAGTCTGTGGATTCTGACGGAGATGGCAACGTGAACTTTGAGGAGTTCAAGCAGATGATGAGCAACAACCGCATAAATG
- the LOC112792097 gene encoding thaumatin-like protein — protein MASILRPLFVFLFVFHISVLKASGASIIFYNKCPHPVWPGIQPSSGKPVLARGGFKLPPNKAYSLQLPALWSGRFWGRHGCAFDGSGRGRCATGDCGGSLFCNGIGGTPPATLAEFTLGNEQDFYDVSLVDGYNLPISITPFKGSGKCSYAGCVSDLNMMCPVGLQVRSRDKKRVVACKSACSAFNSPRYCCTGTYGSPQACKPTAYSRIFKTACPKAYSYAYDDPTSIATCTRANYLLTFCPRRR, from the exons ATGGCCTCAATACTGAGACCCCTCTTCGTTTTCCTCTTCGTCTTCCACATTTCAG TGCTCAAGGCTTCAGGGGCATCAATAATATTCTACAACAAGTGCCCCCACCCAGTGTGGCCCGGCATCCAGCCCAGCTCAGGAAAGCCCGTTCTGGCCCGCGGGGGCTTCAAACTCCCACCAAACAAGGCCTACTCCCTCCAACTCCCTGCCCTCTGGTCGGGCCGCTTCTGGGGCCGCCACGGCTGCGCCTTCGATGGCTCCGGACGGGGCCGCTGCGCCACCGGCGACTGCGGCGGGTCCCTGTTCTGCAACGGCATCGGCGGAACTCCGCCGGCGACCCTAGCAGAGTTCACGCTGGGAAACGAGCAGGATTTCTACGACGTGAGCCTGGTGGACGGTTACAACCTTCCAATCTCGATCACACCGTTCAAGGGATCTGGAAAGTGCAGCTACGCTGGGTGCGTGAGCGACCTCAACATGATGTGCCCCGTGGGCCTGCAGGTGCGCTCACGCGACAAGAAGCGCGTGGTGGCCTGCAAGAGTGCCTGCTCCGCCTTCAACTCCCCTCGCTACTGCTGCACGGGTACTTATGGAAGCCCACAGGCCTGCAAGCCCACTGCCTACTCCAGGATCTTCAAGACCGCATGCCCAAAGGCCTACTCCTACGCTTACGATGACCCCACCAGCATCGCCACTTGCACTCGCGCTAACTACTTGCTCACTTTCTGCCCTCGCCGCCGCTGA